The Brachypodium distachyon strain Bd21 chromosome 4, Brachypodium_distachyon_v3.0, whole genome shotgun sequence nucleotide sequence AGCCTCTGATTAATCTGTTCAACAGTTGGTATGCCTTTTCTTAGTAGTATATTTACTACACCGGTACACTATCCACCCATATACCAAAGCAGTTCAGAGATACATAATTTGTGGTTATTTTCTCTATCAAGTGCCATATGTTTCATAACTAACGGAACTTGTGCTCTTGCAGCTATCTCCATGCTTGTCTTGACGTTCTTTTATTTATTGCAGTTCTATGGAACATGCAACCAGCAGCTTGACCAAGTGCCCTCTGCTTGATGCACCTAACAAGCATGAATCAGGTCCGCGCTGGGATGGCAAATGTTGCTACTGTCTAGTTCCAAAATGTTTGGCAGGTTGTGGCTTTACAAAGCACTGTGAAGTGAGAGTTGACCAAAGTGATAGTACTCTACAAAAGTGCAAGCATGATTTGCAACTGTCTGCGACATGCTGCACATTAGGAGAGAGTGAAAAGTCAAGATGTCAGTGCTCAAACAATGCTCAAACATGTTTATTAGAAGATGCCTGTAATAAAATAACAAATCAGCCTCATGTTCCTATAATGGAGAGACTGAAGAATGTATCAGAAGAATCGGTGTCCAACGGCATCTGGCCTTATAGAGCTGTGACAGAGAAAAAGGTCTCGCCTAGAGGTTTTGGAGTATGTAAAGAGCAACTGAAGCCTGTATTATCTTCTGGATCCTCCAGTGCCATGGTGACAAAGTTTTCGGCATCACCTGAATTTAGCAATATATCCTCATGTATGGCTAAATTTGGTGTCGAACGCAAAAAACTCATGTTCGATGAAGGATCAAGAACCGAGAAATTTTCGTCATCAAGCTATGCGCCTACCAGTACAGGGTGTGAAAGTGAAAAGGTCCTAAATAGTTCCTCTGGATTTCACTTGGGCGCTTCTAAAATGAAGAGAAAATGTAACCAGATTTCTGACAGGAGCACACtaaaagaaaatgagaaagCGGAACAGTGTCTTGAAACACGGAAGAAATCAAGAAGATTGAAGTTTTCTGCAGAACATTCAGAATCAGATGATTGTACTAGGAAAATTACTCTGCAGTCATCCCAAAATAAGGACTCTCAACCACAGAATGAGGCTAATTCAAATTCTTGCAGGGTGTCAAAAATCAAACGAAAACATAGCACCATGCAACAAAATAAGCCTGTGAAACGGCGTCATAGCCATCACAAGACTTTGGAAGGTGCCGAGCAGTTAGACAATGAGGCTATGGTTGGAGAATTAAATTCCTctgatgaaaaaaagaaagtagaGGACATGATCACCCTGGATAGAACAAAATATCAACAGGAAGGGAACCAAGTCTTTGTTCGCAAACTGCCGAAATATGTGTCTCTGAACTGCATCTCAAATGAACATAACAGGAATGATGCTTGTGATGGAGGTTTACGTCTTGAATCTAGCTTAATTGCTACAGGAATGACGAATGATAATCGAAGATTTCCTAAAATTGTTCCGCTTAATCTGATTCTTAAAAGGGCTAAGAGATGCCATGTTTTTAAACCCCCCTTGAAGACACAAAAAATCCATTTCCGTGAGGAGAAGAGTGCAGTTTGTTCTGTAGTtaaatattcttttgtcaATCGTAATTACAGTCCACAAGATGAAGAGGGAATCCAGGGTTCTAGAAAGAATAGGTATTCATCTAATGCTTTGAAGCCACACCCTGAGCCTGACTGCAAAAGACCCTGCAACGGTATATTTCTGGAAGCATCTCAATTAGTATCAATACCGTGATTTGTTTATATAATCAGAAATGTGAAAATACCTTTCATGGTGAACACCATCCAAATGAATGGCATCACTTTTCCAATGCTAAAAAAGGAGCTAAACATGGTATATAGACAAATACCATCGATATTATGGAATATGCTTAATTTAGAAATATACAATCAAGTATATTATTGCCATTCATTTTCTACCTGTTGGTGCTGATACTGAAAGCTGATCTGTCTCCACATCTGTTTGGCTAATAGGCTCACCTTTTCCCAGATCTGATAGAGATTAGTAACTATAAACAGGTGCAAGGATTGGCTTATACAGAAAAGCTATATTAGCATGCATTTCCAAACTGCACATTTGCTTAATTTTCACATGAGATGCTAAAGAAATCTTATTTTACTAACATAATGTACCGACCATATACAGGAGTTAAGAATCGAAGATCAGGTGTGTCTCTTAACAGGATTAAGAGGTGTGAAGAATCTGCAATTGTTTCAGCATGCAGTCCTTGTGAAGTGAATGTTGGAAGGTTGCAGTTCCATTAGATGCGATTTTTtgattttcctaaaaaaattgtaGATACTATACCATGTTATATTTATCATGCTACACTACTTCACTGGCTGATCTAACAAAGGTCTGCTTAATATCTTGCACGACACGCAGGTCCAAAGAAAGGCTTAGCTCAGATGATTCATGTTGTGTTTGTGGAAGTCCATGCCTGGAGCCTTGCAATCAATTGATACAGTGCAGCAAGTGCTATATCAAAGTCTGTCATACTATTTCTACATGTACCTAGTACTACTGCATATTTACATAGGTTCTCTATAACCCATGTAGGTGCACCAAGCTTGCTATGGTGTTTTAAAAGTTCCAAGGGGTCAATGGTTCTGCAGACCCTGCAAGACGAAGACCAATACCGAGGACATGGTAAGCAAATTTGTATTCAAAATCTACTTATTTGTCTATCTGTCGCTTAATAGATTAGACATGcatctttttgttctttcaaGAATTAGAGTGGTGATTTACATACCTGTACTGTCATACATGCAAACTAAGGGAGGGGCTTCATAAATTCATCTTCTCATCATTAATTAAGCactttagatttttttttcattgttaACAATGATCTTAAATCATATCTCCTTAGAAGGGAATATGTTCTGCTTTGCCTGTAAGTGATACATAAGGAGTTGTCTTTTGTAAATCTGACTGTCCTTAGGCAATGTAAGTATGTAACCATGAAGCCTGATTTAGCTCTGGTTAAGGATGATGCGCATTTTTCATGAAGTTAAGATTCTTTAATTAAAGATCAGCTCACTGTTCATCCACTAAAAGGGATCGTACAGTATGTAGCATCTAGACAGTAGAAATCTGAGATATGTCAGTAAACCCCAATTTGTTTGCATAAAAGGTATCTACGGACGGAGTAGCATTCAGAGTTTGATCATATCAGAAAGAGGAACTGTATCATGTTCAAAACATCACATCTAAGGATATTTGGCTATTTGCCATTTCGTCGCCAAAGGCATTTACATCATTTGTGGACTTGGTTCTGTTAAAGGGTAAGCTGGCCTTGCTGGTCTAATATCTGGATCTAACAACATTAACAGAAACCTATCAGATGATAATCCGTCCAAGCATCTGCTAGTAGTATGCTACTGGAGTAGACGTATAGTGGTGCTTAATGGGCTTAATTTCCTCCAATGTTAAATTTGTGAGTATTTTTCGATTATTTCCATGGCATAAGAAGTTCTGCTTACTCTGGTCCATCTCTACCTTTTCTTTCAGGTTTGCGTTTTATGCGGTTATGGGGGTGGAGCTATGACAAGGGCATTGAACACCCAAAGAGTTCTGAGAAGTTTGCTGAAAGGTCTGAGAGTTACAGGACAATCAGATAAAGATGGCAGACATAATCCTGTGTCAAGATCTACAAGTTTGAACACTGTATCTCAAGTCGATAAACAGAAGTCAATAGATAGTGCACATGAGGAGAACACTGTTAGCAGTTCCTGGACCGGTAACCACAATTCCAGTTTACTTGGTCCACAAACGATGCAGTGGATTCATGTGGTTTGTGGATTGTGGACCCCTGGTACAAAATGCCCAAAGTCAACAACAATGTGTGCTTTTGACATATCGGGTGCTTTACCTGCCAAGGAAAATAGTGTGAGTTCTCTACATGCATATTCTTATGATGATTTCTTGGATAATCATTTGCTACCATGTAAATTAAAAGCACTGCCAAGGACAAATCTGGCCTTGGCCATTTAGTTCCTCTCATCTTTAGTTATTTGTCACACAGTAGTAACTCCTATGCCAAGCTTTATCTTGCTTTGATTGTTGCATTTCCTTTGTCATCAGGCATGCTCAGTTTGTAACAGAACTGGGGGCTCGTTTATGATGTGCCGAGATATAAGTTGTTCGGTGATGTTTCATTCTTGGTGTGCACACCAGAGGGTAAGCTTTTTGGCTAAGGGCAGCCTACATGCTTCAACCTTCAATACATCGACATACGGCATGCTGATATATTCTGCACTTTGGGATACAACGAATGTACCTAGGGATGGTTTTGCTCTAGATAATTTCCATGCAGCTTTTCTTTAATGCAATGACAAGAGTCATGCTGTATTTGTTCTCATATTAATAAAATTctcatttttttctaatttagttaaattttatttttatggtTGCAAAAGTGGCTGTTattccttgtttttttctgcACGCGCACATGATGCTGGTACAAAAGAACTTAATGCATATAGATGCGGTGATTGATCAGAAGTAAATTGTCAGTTACACTATGATTATCACAATTACTACTGCCTTGTGGAACATGTATTTCTGTAAGTACACTGTTGCTTGTGATATCTCAACAGGGTTTGTTGCAAAGTGAGCCAGAAGGTGAGCTTAATGAGAACATTGGTTTTTATGGGAGATGCCTGAATCATGCTACACTTGAATATTCTGACCGTGTTAATCCTGAGAAGGAACACTTGAGAAGCAATGACTGGACATGTGCACGTACAGAGGTAAATTTGGTTGGACTTTTTAATTTTCCAAAAATCAGAATCCTTTTAACTATTTTCTACTTTGTAAAACAGGGGTTTAAAGGCCGAAAGGGTGAAGGGTGGTCTGGTTCGAATTACAAGAAGCCTCAAGAGAGCTACAGCGAGTGCAGTGTTTCCCAAGAACAGATCAATGCTTGGCTACGCATAAATGGATCAAAGCCTTGCATTAGAGGACAGGTAACTACTTTCAGTAATCTTGTGTTACAGTGTCGTTGGGTATGTATATTGCCGTGCATGCTTTGGCAAACCTTGTAGTGATTTTATATGTCTTTATTTCAATTTACAAGCAGTTAAAAGGACAGAAGCACCTCGTAGTGTATAAATCTGGCATACATGGACTTGGCCTCTACACATCAGAGTTCATTCCGCGTGGCTCCATGGTAATTCCTCAGTGTTTCCTCCCCTTTTGATATACTCCGTAGCATATTATGATATAACTGTTTTAGGAAATGAAGATAATCTCATAGATCTGCATCAAAATATTCCAGGTTATAGAGTATGTTGGTGAAATTGTTGGGCAGCGTGTTGCTGACAAAAGAGAGATTGAGTACCACTCAGGGAAACGACAGCAGTATAAGAGTGTATGTTATTTCTTTAAGATTGACAGGGAACATATTATTGATGCCACCCAGAAGGGTGGGGTTGCAAGATTCATCAACCATTCGTGCCAGGTAGTTCTTTATGCTTGTCGATGTATTCTGATCGAGTTACAGCTGAGTTTTTCTGACAGACTTCTTTCATTCTTTTCTTGGGCCAGCCAAACTGTGTTGCAAAAATAATCTCAGTCAGGAACGAGAAGAAGGTACCCtttttgcatatataaagaTCATGCCTCATCTTTATTAGGTAGCAGCTCTGTCAAGCAAGCAACTGTAATTACTCTCCTCTAGTGCCACCAAAAACATGAAGTCTCCTATTTGCAAAGCATGAATTTTCTTTAAAACGTGCTCATTATAAGATAACAGTTTCTTGTGAGTTccagctactccctccgatccatattaattgtcaaaatattacatgtatctagacgctttttaggcatagatacatccatatttgggcaaatttgagacaattaatatggatcggagggagtactaaaatcACCATTGTCAATACAGGTAGTATTCTTCTCGGAACGCCAGATAAATCCAGGGGAGGAAATCACCTATGATTATCACTTCACCCAAGAAGATGAAGGCCAAAGGATCCCTTGCTTTTGTAGATCAAGAAGTTGCAGGCGGTATCTCAACTAGTTGGTTGTTCTGCTGTCATTTgtttagattttcattttcatgCGAGCCATGTACATAGAGAAAACTCGAGGGCTTGCATTTCACACTGGCAATTTGTGCTTTGGTACGATTTTCTTTTAGTATGCAAACATTCTAAAATGTTAGTAGTGCCTTGTCACACAATCCAAGTATTCTTACTGATCTTATATTCTCGTGCGCCCCACCGCTGCACCCTAGGAGTcctgattattattattattacatCTTAAAACACAACACAGCTGGGTCCAATATAACAATTGAACATCTAGGTACAACACAAGTAGCAAGAAGGTAAAAGACATGGCACTTTGTAACTCAAGAAGTCCCCCGGTTACAACTTACAACACAAGTAGCAGAAGGTTATATCAGTTGTAACTTTGGTTCCAGAATGGGTTGCTCTTGTCATCATAGAAAGGGTTAGTGAAATGCTCACTGCCAAGGCTCTCGTGAACTTTCTCCCCCTGGCCAGCTGAATGATGCTGGGAGAAGGCCCTGGGGTTGAAGTTGTCCTCCTCATGGCTGTCCCTGAAAGCTGCCTCCCAGCCCTCACTGCCGGTAATGTCCTCCTCCCTCTGCTTCTCAATCTCCTCCACGTGCCCCTTGAACTCCTTCTGCGCTGCGTCGATCACACCGTCTCCATGCTGGTCACACCATGCCCTGCGAAACCGATTTCGTAGTCTTAGAATCACAGAACCATGAGAACACGATGTTCTACCTGAATAAGGAAATCTTATATGATTGATTTATGTACTTTGGGAAGAATGTCTTGAGATCGGACTTGTCCACTGGAAGCCTTGTTGAGATGGCCTCAATCTGCTGATCGCTGCAAAGCAGGAACACACTTTTCTTTAGGACTTCAAACAAGAGCTAGACTTACCTTACAAGAAGGGTTTTTGAGATTTACGAGAAGTTCAGGTTTCGATTCGTAGAGGATAGCTCAGCCTGAATCCTTGAAAGCTccttcttcgtctcctccaCCAAAACCTTCATGTGTGTACAAATACTCAGTTCAATTGTGTACTGACAGTCACAGATCTTTTATGTTCTAAGCCAATGCTGCTGATTTGCTCAATGGCAATGCTATTCTCTGCTGACTTTGCATCTAACGGACACAATTTAGACGAATTTAAGGTACCTTATCATTCGCCAAATCAGCAGCTGAGACATTGCCACCGGTACTAGCAGGATGGAGCTTCTTCTTGGCTCTCTTCGCATCCGGGCTGGCCGCGATGGCAGGGCTTGCCTCAAGCCGGCAGTCACTGTGCGAAGACCGTGgcggagcgccctccccggctGCTGTGGCGTCCTCGTTGCTACCACCACCTGCCTTCTTCCACTTCTTGAGCCCATCAAACCCCCAAGAGCTCTTCTTCCTGCTCTTCATTCCCCCCTTCTCCACGgcgccttcctccgccgcaGGCTCCTTGTTCTCGCCGCCGTTGTGGAACATCGCCGTCAGATGCCTCCTCTTCCCTTTCTCAGccttcccggggggcgccgcctccgacggCGAGCTCTCGGCCATGAGGACCGACGCGTGGTTCTGGTCCACCTGGGCCAACGGCGGCCTCGAGTCCTGCTCCTTCTTGCCTCGGCTTTTCCATGCCGAGACGAAGGCCTTGTGCTTGGGCTTGTCAGAGGCCGCCGTGGCGGGGGCCGGGTCCCGTAGATCGATCTCCGACCACTCCTCCGCGGACGACCGGGTCGAACCGGCCGCCACGCCACCGGCAGCGTCCGCGTCGGGGCAGTCAACGACGatcccgagcgccgccagGCGCTGCACGAGCGGCCTCTTGGTCGAGTTGTACTCCGCTGACGAGATGCACTTGGCGCGCAACAGCTCCTGCAAACGGGCGTTTCAATTTCTAATCCCAGCTAGGAACCGCGAGAAGACTCGAAATGGCATGGCTGGGAGTTGGTATAGTCTCTCGTTTTGTATCGTAcctggaggaagaggagcttgTCGCGGAGGATGGGCGGGAGGTCGGGGTTCTGCGGGGCGGGCGGGGCCGcgagggcggcgaggagggacGCGCGGAAGGCGTGGACGTCGGAGGCCGGGACGATGCCCTCGCGGTGGAGCGCGGAGAGGTGGAGGATCCGGTGGAAGGAGTCCTGCTGCCACTTGAGGGCgtcggcgtggcggcgcgcggcggcctgGTCGGCggtgaggcggcggccgggcctGGTGAAGATGGACTTGCACAGCGTCGCGATGGTGTCCTGCAGGCCCGAGTAGTACGTCGGCGTGTACGTGTaccccatcgccgccgcgggctTGCTTGCTTGGTCGTCGAGCTCTCTCGGGGAGGGCGAGACAGCGAGACAGGGAGAAGGGAGAAGGATTTGGTGAGAGGAAGGAAGGGGgaagtgtggttttgtttCGGCGTTCGATCCCAACGGTTGGGGGTGGAGGAACTAGCCGTTGAGGTATCGACTGAATCTGACTGCAGGTGGTGCCCATTGACAATTCCTCCCTGTTTTGAGATCCCCATTGACAATTCTTCCCTATTTTGAGATCCCCCATCGACATTCATATTATCATAACCTTTTTTTAAGTAACCTTGATACTGCGATTTTATTCATCCTCAACACCGTAGCAAATTCAATGTAAAAGCGTGGCATGCCACCAAAACTGTTACCATGGCTTTCATGATACTGCACCTGTTTGGATCACACCTCAAGAAATGGAAGACTAAAAACGCTACTCCCTAGGAAATTTTAGCACTAGCCTGATGCCCTGATGGGGATCTCTTAACACTACACTGTATCCTACAAGGAATATTTGCCTAGACTGTCAGAAATGAGTACCAGAACCAACCCATATAGTATTACTCAAGTAAATCACCAGCCAAATTGCACATCACATGATGACTTGTATCGATTGAAACCGAGAAGGTATATTTATTGCAAACATTCTGATTAGTATGTATTCCACACAGAAATAACACTACAATCCAGCAAGGCAGCTGGTGACTTCCAACCGAACAACAATTTCGACGAGCATGAAGCCAACTGGCTAAACGGAAGCCTGCCTTCTTCACACCACTTGCTGGAACCAGTTCATGCTCAGTTCTGGGGGTAACATGATGTAAAATAAACCGCGCTTATATCGGCAATGTGCCCCTACAAATGCAAAGAGCGGTTCAGAAACTTAGGGGCactgatgaagaagatgaatAAGGCTGATTATTAGTACACAATAGCTAGTAGAAAAAGGGGAGGTTGAACAGACACATAAATGCACCTGGTTTCTTCCAGTGATGAAAATGTTCAAGAAAGAGGCAACACATGAGCATGTGCATGATGTGATTATAAACTGCCCTGGGCTTTACTAGAAATTAATCATGGTAATGTTCGAACCACAACATACCGATTAGTATGTTTCCACAACATACCATGCCTTAAGTAAAGGGTGGGCCATATTTGAACGCAAGACTGCACACATAAACCCTTTCGCGAACTACACTGTCATGTGGTGTCACAACAGAGGTTGCTTCGAAAACAAAAGGTAAACATGAATTTATACTCAGGAACGGACTGCAACTGCAGTTGTGTCAACAGAATTGAAAGAATCAGCTTTCCCCTTTTAACTCTGTTCTAGGGTCCTATGACTCCATGGATATGGGAAAACAATGTGAAATGTTCCGATTTGTCTAAATTTTACTGAGATGAATAAACCTCATGCACTAAGAACACTCCTTTCGACAGTAAGGAGCTGGTGACTGGCTGACTGCCAAATGTAGTTCAACTTCACTAATATCTACATTTTAGACAGCTTGCACTTGGGGATATTTTCACAGACAGCCACAATACTAAATCCTTTTTTAAAATGGCCAGCTAGAAGATGGTTTGTTGCTTCTTTTCCTCAACAAATGCACATGACTGCGAGATAGTTCGGAGTAGTAGGTTTCCACCTAGCTTGCCTTACGAGTAGCATGGAGTATATCTGAAGCTCAGTTTGTTTTAAGACTGGCAACTGGCAACACTATCTTTTGCCATTCATCTCATAACTTTGAACGCATGTGTGAGTATGGCAATCTCACCTGCTAACATGCTAGTACTGACTCCTTAGATTACTTCTCGATGAACGATTTGACTGTCTTCAACCACCGAAGCAGCTCCATCTTTTCCTTGTTCGCGATGTAGTCATGCAAGAACTCGGCGAGATCAGCATCCACCTCCCTCTCCTGCAAGAACTTCTTCaccatctccctctccccaGGCTCCAGCTTCCTGCACCGCGAGGTCACATCGAACAAAATTCACACAGACAACAGAAACACAGAAACAAAAgtacagaaagaaaaggcagCGAACAATTAGTTCGTACGTGAAGTCGCGTCCACCACGGTcgctgccggcggcgccggctcccCTGAGGGTGAGCACGTGGCGGATGGTGAGGTAGTCGGGCCAGGCGGAGCAGATGAATCCCAGGACTCCGTCAGCCCGGGAGACCTCGACGATGAGGCTGAGGTGGAGGCGCGGGCCTTGCTCGAGCGACTCGACCCGTTGGAAGAGGGACGCGTCGGGGGGTGGCGCGAAGGCGCCGTCGAACATGGTGGCGTCGACCTTGACCTCCTCGGCaccgcgggcggcgcggaggcgcaCCCACTGTTCCCCCGGGCGGTCCTCCACGTCGAACGACTTGAAGCTGGACGGCGGCTGCAAGCACAGCGAGGGTTTTACGCTACGAATGGGGGAGACGGAATCAATTGCACAGGGGGGGTGGGCGAGGCGTGCTAGGGTGTTACCCGGTAGGGAGGGCGGCGGTCGGAGATGTAGGAGATCTCGGAGCGCaggagacggaggaggcggTCGTCGAGCGGAGAGCGCAGCGGCGCGAcggccgtggaggaggaggaggagaaggatgGGAGCCTTGGCGCcgtggaggagagggagagcgcgTTGCGGAGGAGGGCGCGCGCCATGTGCTCGACGGTTTATCTGGCTGGATGCGCGGCGCGGACGAGAGACGAAGCGGCTCGGCACTCGGCATCGGCAGAGGCAGGCGACTAGCGAGTCGGCTGCGGAGACGCGGAGTGGGCCGCTAGAGCGTGGAAATGTGGCTACGCGTCGATGGGCATAGCGAAAGGGGCTTAGGGTTAGGTCCATTGGGCCCATTAGGCGTCTCGGCAGGCTGGTCAAAGTGACTTAGTGACAGGAGGTCGCGCGTCAGAGCGTCTCTAAATTGGTCAATTGATCCCAAACTATCCCACGTGTCATATTTTGTCTAACAGATATGCTAGCCAAAAACATGACGTCTCCCAAGTGAACATTTTATCCTCTTTTGTTCTCCTAAATCGGTCCTAAATTTGGGAGCGGTTTAAGTGCGTCTGGTGTCCTTCCTTCCTTGTCCGGCCCGGGGCCAGGCGCAACCACGCAGCCCTGGACACCATCCTCGCAGGGGGAGGCAGGGCCAGGGATGCCCCTGTTACCCACCCAGGCAGGCACCTTACATTGATGGATGCACAGATCTGGCGCTCCTAGTGGAGGCCGTCCCAGGTGGCGGTGAAGTACTTGAAGGAGACGTTGAGGCTGCCGCCGTCCTGCACCACTGTGAGGAATTCAAGAAGCGACTACCTGTCAAGCAGCTACGCAAAGCAGACGGGGTGGCATGCTGCTGCTCGCTGTGCGCTACGCACGGGTGGCGAAGGAAAGGGGGATGGGATGAGGAAAGGAgagtgaaaaaagaaaaaaagaaaaaaaataaagtactcgttccgtcccaaaataaggtAGTACTTGGGGAGAGCAGACTGGGGGCACGCGAGggcggacacatgtccacttCCCCATCCACGCACGCGCACACCTCAATGGACAAAAAGAGAACATTTGTGAACAAAATTTGAGAATCCCattagagatgctcttagcCAAATGAGCTCTGAGCGCAAAATGG carries:
- the LOC100837325 gene encoding uncharacterized protein LOC100837325, which produces MGYTYTPTYYSGLQDTIATLCKSIFTRPGRRLTADQAAARRHADALKWQQDSFHRILHLSALHREGIVPASDVHAFRASLLAALAAPPAPQNPDLPPILRDKLLFLQELLRAKCISSAEYNSTKRPLVQRLAALGIVVDCPDADAAGGVAAGSTRSSAEEWSEIDLRDPAPATAASDKPKHKAFVSAWKSRGKKEQDSRPPLAQVDQNHASVLMAESSPSEAAPPGKAEKGKRRHLTAMFHNGGENKEPAAEEGAVEKGGMKSRKKSSWGFDGLKKWKKAGGGSNEDATAAGEGAPPRSSHSDCRLEASPAIAASPDAKRAKKKLHPASTGGNVSAADLANDKVLVEETKKELSRIQAELSSTNRNLNFSDQQIEAISTRLPVDKSDLKTFFPKAWCDQHGDGVIDAAQKEFKGHVEEIEKQREEDITGSEGWEAAFRDSHEEDNFNPRAFSQHHSAGQGEKVHESLGSEHFTNPFYDDKSNPFWNQSYN
- the LOC100837626 gene encoding uncharacterized protein At2g39795, mitochondrial — translated: MARALLRNALSLSSTAPRLPSFSSSSSTAVAPLRSPLDDRLLRLLRSEISYISDRRPPYRPPSSFKSFDVEDRPGEQWVRLRAARGAEEVKVDATMFDGAFAPPPDASLFQRVESLEQGPRLHLSLIVEVSRADGVLGFICSAWPDYLTIRHVLTLRGAGAAGSDRGGRDFTKLEPGEREMVKKFLQEREVDADLAEFLHDYIANKEKMELLRWLKTVKSFIEK